TCCTAcataatatgtatatatcaaCTTTCAAATACaagaaaatggaagtaaatgtTTGCATATACAAAACGTCCTTATCTGACAACCTACACCAATCAACCTGTTAACATAAACTTTAAACAGGAATTATCATTAAGAAAAGATAAACCTCTATTAAGTTAATTTCTGAACAGACATACAATAAGACAAAAAGCAAAGTCATCTTTGTACACTTAGCCAATCTCAGAGGACATTACTCAATCAAGCTGTTCCCACATACCACATCGATCTGTATTAGAATTATCATCGGTTTGCATTACTATGGTATCATCAATAAAGAACAAAACCCCATCAATCCAGTCGCCAGAAAcagcagaaagaaaagaaatgtgaTTTAAGCATGCTTGGGATAAACCTTAACTGTCAATGCAGGATATTCTATTAAGACTTAAGACCTCACATTCCTGAATCCAAAACCAGACTACAAAAGCAGTAAGTTACAAAACTAGACCATCCAATTCTTTATTAAAAACAGCACCAAGACTAGCAAACCCAATTCAAGTTTCATCACAATTTGCAAAACCCAAATGTGATCTCTCCTAATGATCAACTTGCACCCAGGGGTGGCCTGCAAGGAATGAAACTCACCTAATTAATGAAAAGATGATGCCATAACTAAAACCGAATTCTGATCAGGATAAGTTTATGCATCTTGAAAAAGCTGTCAATTATAGAAGCAATCTACTCAGGCTTTCCTTAGAAGTTCAAAGAACTCTAACTTCAACTACTGTGTTTTTGTAGTAAAGAGGTTCTAAATTCCTCACTAATCTAATATGCTAGACCAACATAAAAATTATCAGATTTCATAATTAACAATCCTAAAAGAATgaatgaataaataaacaaacaaacataacataacaagaaattaaaaagactCACACAAAACTTCGTGTGCAGTCAGCCGCTTTCTGGGGTCTCGGACAAGCATTCTCCTTACTAAATCTTTGGCACCGTCAGAGATACTAGGCCAGGGATCTGATGAAAAGTCTAGCTCACCATGCAAGACCTGATCAAATATTCCTTGCTCCGTTTCTTGTGGAATCATaatgaagaaaagagaaaaatttggaAAGTTATTATAATAACCATCAGATCCATAAGATGCAGAAAGAAAGCACAAAAACAAGATCACACATCAAAGATATAGTAGCAAGTCGACAGTACCCACCAGCCCAAAATGGAGGTACCCCacttaataaaatataaagaatCACTCCAGCGCTCCAAACATCTGCTTCTGGACCATAACGCTTTCGTAAGACTTCTAGAGCGACATAATATGGGCTCCCTACCACATCAGTAAACTTTTCTCCTGCAAATAGACAATCATGAGTTTTTTATTGAAATCTGTTTAATCTTCGAGTCTAGtcatattatttgatgaaaagaaaaataaagcatAATATCGGGTCAAAACGCACAGAGCAGCATGCTTTACCATaactaaccataatctggaaacAAGCACATCCAAAACATGAATATATGTGAATTAGGAGCAGCAGTTCTGTAATATATTGTTAAATGTCCTATACTAATCATATATAATCCATTCTAGAAGTTAACATTGCTTTGGTCCTTATTTTGAATTTCCATTTGATAGCATATATTCTAAGACCACCACATATGGCAAAGAAAGTCTCCATCATGAAATTTCATACCTTCATTTTCAGCAATCACCAGATTTTAACCCCAAGAGAAAGTTTACATATGAAATATGTTATAGGTCCCACATCTTGACCATAGTGTATAAGATTAAGTttcaaggaaagaaaagaaaaactttcaGCCAAATCCATTAATATGACTATTTGTAGCAAACATCTAACATGCGACTGCTGCTTTTGTTTAGTCATTACATATAGAACACTCAAAACAGTTAACAAGTAACCCTTAAATACCATGCACTACAAAACAGGATGAACCGATGAATAGAAAGTTAAGAAAGTTCAAGGTTGAAACTTTTAATTAGTAAGGATGAAATGTTGAATCTTAATTCTTGGCATCACAAGTTTGTCATCCTGGTCTCAGCTCAAGGTACGCATGCTATTGAATGGTCTCAACTCTTGGACTTTTAagtaaaattttatttaagAAGTGACACATCATGGAGAGAAATTAGCTCAGGTAAATAGGAACCTTAGAAAGTTTCACTTTTTTGGTATTATGATATGATTTTATTTCCATTTCAAAATCTGAGTCCCAAGGAGCTTTTAGTATTATGATTGATGATTACGACCTATCATCTTGCATCTAGTGATAAATTCACAAAAATATTGCTCCATCAAATTTAAACATGTGATCTAAAATCTTATTTTCTCATTAAATTAATTGCATTCATGAAATGACAGAAATGTAAGTTAAATATTACGTTCTAGTGAttaatctctttttcttttgtaatattTTGTGAATGTCAACTGTGCACAAGATTTTGTGAAACAGAAAATTCCAATAATTGATCTTTTGCCCTGTCATATAAGCTACCTATTTGAGGCCAGTTAAAAGTGAAACCGGACTATTgtccaaaataaaagaaaagaaaagggtgaACCAGACTTTTGAATCCAGAATTAAGTCTTTCAGTCAAAACTTTGAAGCTGAAAATGACACTTCAAAATTCTAATTCACCTTAACAAAAGCGATACAAGATATAATATGGCCTTTGGTGGTCCAGTTACATATGAGGTTATGGTCAAAGCCTGGATGTTAGACATGATTCCATCAGAGACATGCTACAAAAGCATAATGGtatagaaaaaatgaaaagttcCAGCCATATATTGTTAATTATTAGAATGTGATTGAATATTAAACACAACCGATGTTGTAAGACTGGTGAGTGACAGACATATAACCTTGAGCATCAAAACTGAAAGGGCATAAATGGTAAGAGTTAAAGACTAATGATACCAAAACCACACTATGAAAGATTTAGAATTACCTGGCTTCAAGAAAATagataatccaaaatcaatagTTCCATCTGTCTTGATGGAAGAAGTCTAGCCGTCCAGCCTTCAATCTCCTTGACACCAACATCAAAGCGAGGACTGATAACCCCACACTTGTTCAGCCTCCCATTGAGTTCAACCACAATCTTTCCAGATTTGTGGTCATCAACATACTCAAACTCTCCAATATAACCTGCAGAATTTCAGACCCAATAATCATACAACCAAACAATTCCAGACCCATTAATCACATAATAGCCAGCTTCAGAACCCATAATCAGATAAGTAGCTAATCTCAGACCCAGTAAATCATCTAACCAAACAATTTCAGACCCAGTAATCAGATAACTAAGCAATTCCAGACCCAATAATCACATAGTTCGATTAGCACAACACACAACTCCAAAAGTACACATGATATAAAGATTCAagctttatttttcaaaatacaaaaaggaGTGAAGAAATTACAGACCGTGCTTCTGCATAACGATAAGGAACTTGATGATGACCTTGGACGAAGGCCTGATCATGACCTGTCTCTTGCCCCTCTTCTCTGCGTTGTACATGCTCTTTAGAGCATCATTCAAAACGCTGACTCTCACCATTTTTTCGCTTCTTTTAGATCTGAAAGCACAAGAGAATCAAATTCAGAGTCAGAAATCGTGATGGGTCAGCTGTTATTAATCGATTCGTGCATTTTGTGGAGATgggtggaaaacaaaatccAAACACTCAGAAAAGTATCCATCAGATTAATCTACAAACCATCAATCATAATGTAAACTTTATGATCAAAATTGCAAATCTGACGTCAAATCAAAGAATCAAAATCTCAAATTTTAATCAAATCTGGGAGATGAGATTTGAAAACCAAATTTTAATCAAATCTGAAAGATGAGATTTAGCCGaaaggagaaagagagacaACAGAAAGATGGAGAAAGacagagtgaaaaaaaaaaaggataaattAGAGCAAACCTAATGAGCGCCAGATTCGGTTCAGGCCAGCCTTGGAGGACCCAGCCGAGGGTGCGTTTGGGTCGGGATTCATGCAGTGCTGATCGATGAAGAGGACTGGGTAGAGGAAATTGGAGGCCTTCGAGGCGTGCTCGAGAGCAGGGTTGTCGTGGATCCTCAGGCCCTTGGAACCTGAGTTTGGACGAAGACAGAAACCCAAGttctgaagagagagagagagagagagagagagagagagagagagagagagagagagagagagcttgggtGAGCTTGGGCGAGaacagagagggagagagagagcgcttGGGCGAgatagagacagagagagcTTGGGTTAATTAGGGCTACAGATCGAGATGTTAGCGGGGAAATAGAAATAAGTTATGCGACTGCAAGAGGAAAAGGCATAGCAATTGATTACAAAGTTACTACGGCAAagattttccgtcgcaaatgatAAGACTTAATTGCGACGGAACATTTTCCGTAGCAATAGAGTTTCAATTGCTATGGAAATCAATTCCGTCGCAAATTTCCGAAGCGAatgcaattgtttttagtagtgaCAACTTGCAAGGCCCATGTTGCTACATATAATAAAAATTCCTTGGTGGAGAAGCTCTATTGGGATCCGGAATCTGTCAATTTCTCTGATACTTATGCTACCTTGGGTAACCTGTCTCAAATGGGAAAAATATACTATCACTTTGTTCTGAACTTTGTCTGGCCTTCTACTCAAACCAGTCAGCTCTCTGTTCAGGCTGGTGCCTTGGCCCATGGTCTTTATGATGGTTCTCTGTCTCACATTCCTATTCAGCACTATGTGTTCGATAAGATCCACAAAGCTGCTCTGCTTAATCACGCCAGCACCACTGCCCGCTTAGTCTTTCCTCGAATGATCACCAAGATTTGTCATGGTCATGGAGTTCCAGTTTTTGATGATGACGTTATCACTCCTGCCAAAGTGGTGGATCTTCATAGTATTCTCGAAGTGATGGGCAAAGTTCACATCCTGGCCCCTCTATCACTGACGAACTTATCTTCAAAATGGTTGATAAGCGTATTGCAGGTCTTGAGCGAATGTTGACTCAGTTTGTTCATGCTGTCGATGATCGTATTACTAAGTTGGAGAATGTTGTTGCACCTTTTGCCAAATCTGTTGTGACCCACACTCGTTCTGTGCTCCGTGCCTCCACTGGTCTTGCTGCTGTTATTGTGGAAACAGATTGTCCCATGATACCAGTTACTCTTCCGCTGCTGCTTCTGAAGATGGTTTTGAGCGCGAACTTCGCTCCAAGATGAATGCTGATCGTCCTTCTCGTGTTGGTCGCTAGTCCCTCTGTCTCTCTCatgtcttttttgtttgtttcctcTTGTGATCTGTCActtgtgcatctatttagggGGAGCCCATATTTGTTCCATGCATCCTTTGTCTTTTCTAGGCAAAAAGGGGGAGACATATATTTTGCTTATGAGTTAATCGCCTATCTTATGGGATTATTTACTATCTATGTTTATCATGTGTGTGAAAATTATTGATCGTCTGTATGTTTCTCTATCCACAACAGTTCACAGGATTGAAGTTCAACGTTGATGTGGTTAGGATAGTATAGGGACTGTTATCGAGTTGTAATTGGTGTACCATATTATTTTTGCCTAggaaatgccaaagggggagatggTTAGTGTCATATTTGTGTAATTGGCATTTCCTAGCTAAACAATCAAGAGTCATATGTATTATAATAGTCCTTAATTGTGGAACTCAGTAGCTTGGATCACATACAAGACTCGCTACTCAACTCATCTCAGCAACTTCAAATGGTAAGTCTGCATTCATGTGTGTTATGTTACTTTTAGGAGTGAACAAGCTTTTCTATCCTAGATTAGGATAGCATAGTTTTCTGTTTACTAAATTGCTGAGTCAGACGTGCTTCTTAGTATATAAAATGGGCTTGCTATGAGACAGTGTTTATTATCCATGCATATTAAAAACGTTTTTAAAAGCCCATGCACAATAGAAACCCTAGC
This portion of the Rosa chinensis cultivar Old Blush chromosome 1, RchiOBHm-V2, whole genome shotgun sequence genome encodes:
- the LOC112201345 gene encoding calcium-dependent protein kinase 1-like, coding for IDFGLSIFLKPGEKFTDVVGSPYYVALEVLRKRYGPEADVWSAGVILYILLSGVPPFWAETEQGIFDQVLHGELDFSSDPWPSISDGAKDLVRRMLVRDPRKRLTAHEVLCHPWVQVDH
- the LOC112181941 gene encoding 40S ribosomal protein S15a-1-like is translated as MVRVSVLNDALKSMYNAEKRGKRQVMIRPSSKVIIKFLIVMQKHGYIGEFEYVDDHKSGKIVVELNGRLNKCGVISPRFDVGVKEIEGWTARLLPSRQME